From the Phalacrocorax carbo chromosome Z, bPhaCar2.1, whole genome shotgun sequence genome, the window GTAATTATAATAAACTAGGTTTCATTGTTTCTCTAAGTGCCATTTTGTCCATTACAAGCGATTTCATGGTATTTCACCAGTTTCAGATCAGCATATAAGGGATCACCCTCCCTTTAGGTAAGAGGCTGTTAGTCATTTGTCCACTAACTTGTTTATCTTTTTATATCCAGTTTTTGTTGTTACATGTTTATTATTGTCACTTAAGTGTTTAAGTGAAACTACAGTTGGGTTGCAGTTCACTGTGGTATGTGTATGTATTAAATTCTACACAGTTACCTTATTGGAAATTGGAAGTATAACAAAGTGATCTTTCTGCCAATGGCCTTTTAAGATCCCATGCTTCAACCTAGAATTGTAGGATGTAAGAGGAAAAGTGAGCTTCCTCTCTGAAGAACAATATATCACTGTTCTTTGCTTTCTCAGGACAGTTCATGTAATGGTCATCACTGCCTGAGTTGTTTTGTTGGAGAAGAGAAACAAGTGAGCATTGACTTATTTGGCTCACGGGGGGAAGAGTCTAGTCTGTCCGTTTAAAAATCTTTGACAGCAGAGATCATACTGCTGATGTTATTGCAATTCTTTATTTCATTGGTCCCAGAATTCAAGgcttatgtttttaaaaattataaaacttaCTTTCAGCCGTCTTTGAACCCAGAATATGAGAGGGAATCAAACCAGAATAAATCTCTAACTGCAAGTGTGTGGGGTgagtattttttgtgtttttaaatgtaaaaatgtagTGGAGATCTGAAGTTATTTTGTTtgaaacaaaagatttttttttttaaattataaaggTGTAGATTGAAATTGAGGAAACTTCAATATTATTACAATGTAATTATCTTTTTGAGGTAACACTTTCATTTGAATATCAATCTGTTGGTCTGTAGATGCAGCCACAACTAGCCAGAAcaaataccctttttttttttttttttttactatgtcAAGAATTTATCTTCACCTTTATTTTCAAGAGGAAATGCAATGAAGGTGGGTCACTTAAACTAGTGATGTGATTGCTAGCTGAAGACTTAATAAAAGAATGCTTCTGACTGATAAGAGCTGTTGGAAGAGTTTGGAGGGAAACCTAGGAGGGCTGAGAAGAGAGGGTTAGCTTGCAGAAGTTTAAGGTCTTTCCTGGAAGCAAATGTCTTAAGCTGTTGGTTGTGTTTATAAATTACTTGCAACAAATCCAATCCTGAGAGTGGGCCTTGAACTGGAGTGTGGGCTGGGATTGTTTTCTCACGTCAACCTGACTAAATTTGGCTACTGCTTTACAATTCTGCGGGCTTTATGTAGTCAGTTGTTCACACTTAATAAGGCAGCAGCTTTACACTGCACAGGTTTTAAAGTAATAAACGTACTCAATATAAGAACCTTTCTCTTTATGAAGAAATAACTTTAATTAGACATAAAAGCTACTACTTAAACTGTTGCTAATGCTGAGATCTGAAACTTGTTGCTCATTTTAAATGGTACTTTAATTTGCTGATTCTTTTTCTCATACTCCCCCAGTATGTTTTGCACTCTTAGGTAACACTAGAGGTAGGCCAGCCCCTCGATATAAACATCTAATTGCTAAGAATTTTTGCAGGATCCTAAGCAGTTGGactgatttttggttttgtgtcttTAGCAGCTTTCATGCAAAAGTCATGAAATGCAGTTATCTTTCAATAAAAGAGCAACAATAGCTAAATTCTATCCTAACCAAGCTGGAAAAAATTGCATAACAATTTGAGCGTGTTACAACTTTTCATCACtctggctgtggctgctgcatgATGTGGCTCATTTTGAACTGAAGGAGGGCAGGCTTTCCAGGCTTTTTGGGTATCACCCTTTCCAAGCAAAGGAAGGAACTGTTctgttaaatacaaaaaatcagaatggtttggtttggaagggacctttgaagatcatctagtctaacctaTAAGCTGCAGTGCAGTGTAGTGTTACAACTTACAGCTTGGTATCTTACTTTATTACAGCTCTGCTATTGCAAACCTTGTtttgtaatggaaaaaataaaataaaggctgttattacttccttttaaaggaaacaatatTCAGGACAGGAGGGATGTTGCCTTCCCCTTCTAATGCCTGTTAAAAATGCATGCTTCTGTTAGATTCCAGTTTAGCTTGTGTATATATGATCAGAGTATTATGAAAAGTGTACAGTTATGGATGTTTTGTAACATCTACCTGCTAAACAAAGCTAAAGTCACTTCTGCTTTTAAGataagttttggttttttttaaaaaaatgtaggatATGGTGACTCTGTACATGAAGTAGAATTGCATGCAGGGAGAGGGGATAATCTTGGAAAAGACTGTTAATGCAGCATTGGAATACATGTgcaaacaaagtatttttccactttttgaaaatttaaaactatttaCTAGGTGTACTTTAAAACTGCTAATTGTCAGTTATTTATTATGACAGCTGACTGTATATCTGTTAGTGCTCTCTTGAATACGAAAATGTTGGGCATAACAGAACATCTGAAGCTTACGTTGAGGTGTgaagataaagaaaatgttcattGCTGTGGTCTAGAGTAGTGCACATCTCTTGACTCATGTTTATAGAGCCTCAGTGTGGAACATTTGGCTCTAAACTGCCCTGTTAATCAAAATATAAGTAATTATTCTTTTAGTAACCTTAAAGGGAAATAAGGAAACCATAAACCCTTTGACCATTAGGTAATTATCAACAATTAATGGTATTTGGATTTTAGATTTGCAAGCAAGAATTGTGTACCTGGCTGCTTTGAAGAAtatctttgctttctgaaagtaaaattCCTGCATTTccaagggaaatattttacaaatggtCGTTGTAGAAAATGGAACAGAACCTGTGTGTATTCATGTGTGTACAGTGTGCTATTTGTGGAACTAATACTGGACTAAGTTCCTGATTTATGCCTGTTTGCTCTGGACCATATCGCTATCAAGTATTTTATGAACTAGAAAGATTGTATGCATGTgcacacaaatatttatatatatacgcatttcttttttttttttccagagtatCCTTTGAATCCCAAATTTAGATCTCAGAGAATGCTGGTCATTAAAAAGGGCAGCACAAAAGAACTGCAGATATCTGGATTCCCAGTAGTAGGAAGTCATCGTTCACAGCCAGTAAGGAATGGAACTGGCACAAGTGTTTATAAAGCATTATTCCCTAAACCTGTGACTCCACCCGCAAAGGTGAGTCTTGGATACTGGTGGCATGAGCAACATGCTGGAAAAAATGTGCTGTAATTCTGAATGTGCTTGTTTCACCCCTGAGAGTACAGTTCCTACAGTGTTATGCTTCCAAATCTTAAGTACAGCACACCTCAAAAGTGAATGGAAAcaactttttcttatttttatttttaaactctccTGCAGTTGGATctctctttgtttctcacttACTACTTTTGAGCAGTGCAAGAGCTGTCCAAATGAGAGCAAAAAGGATGTTTTTAACTTATACAAAGGGCATTGCTATTCCTATatgattttaacagaaaaacagacaccTAGTGGAGAGAGATAGTGTAAAAATACCGTCAGAATTTACGCAATTATTGATAGAGATGATGTTGCAACCTATTAATGTTATTCTGGTCTCTTTCCAAATGCAACTTTCCAGATTCATCTCTTGATTTTTTGCTTCAGGATTATTTTCTCTGCTCCTGAGAGCATATGGTGGAGTTAGTTCTTTACTCTCTAACGTTCTACATTAAAACCAATACTTCAGCTGTTGAAGACTAATATTTTGATTCTTAATACCTCAAATATGAGGAACTTAATTGTTTTGAAACTTtagtctttatttaaaaagtgtaaaTGGTATTTGTGAGTAGATGAATTGCTcataaacagtttattttccacAATAAAACAGGTGTTCGCACTAGGTGATGGTTGTAGTTGTGATTTGCTTTTGCTTAATCATTTTCTGAGTCGTAGTTAATGGCTCcttaaatttctgtttaaatttttgtttagcCTACAcagtggaaaagcaaagcaaaagaaaacaaatttgggAATCCATTTCCTCATGACTCTGCATATGGTGTTAGCAATTTCAGTCCTTTCAAATCAACTGCCAAGGCGTTTACTGTATCACAATATTCAGTGAAAGAGGTAAAGCAATGTCTGTAGTTTTTGTCAAATctataaaatgtttaatgtgGTTAGATAAGGGGATCAGTAAGTTTTATGCAGAACTGTATTAAataagtttgggttttttttttggaagttaCTGTGTGATAAATATGGAAGGTACATCACTGACCTTTAAGTACTATATGTTTGGTTTGGAGTAAAAATGGTGCATTATTAAGTATAGCCTGATAGATTTAAACTTCAAAGCTGGTAATGGTATTGTATACTTCAGAAGGTCTACTGTTTGTTAGCAGTGCTCCATAACCCTGCATCTCTGGGCTTATATATAAGAGCTATAtatactgaaatacaaataccTTTGCTCTGCTTTCAACGGCTGAATATATGTGAAACCTGAAACTACAGGTGCCAGGGAATCTGTCTTTCATTCTAAATTTTCTAAATGACTAAATGTCTAATATTCTTTATCTTTCTGACTCTACCTCAGTGTAATCGGTCAAATTCTTCATCCCCTGTTGACAAAGTTGGTCAGCCTCGTTTAACAAAATTGACAAGAATGCGGACTGATAAGAAGAGTGAATTTTTGAAAGCATTGAAACGAGATAGAGCGCCAGAAGAACATGAAGACAAGAATCATACTGGGCAAGAGAAGGTAGTTTTATTCATACCTATTGTAGACCCGTCAGCAGTAGTTTTCAGATGGACCATAAACCAGATCTTATTTTGCTGTAAGCGGCTGCTAAGTCATGGTCTTGGCTCtctaaatgaaggaaaagaattagATTTTGATGAATTTAGAAGTCCAAGTACTACTCTTCTTCCAGTGCTTCTTAATAGTTTCTCTTTCTGCCATATCTGCTCATACATGTTAATAACTGAGGTATATCTGTGTCTTTCGCAACaataaaaaggacaaattaaGCTTAGCACTAACCtaataatagaatcattaaggctgcaAAAgaccaagtccaactgtcaacccaacaccaccatgtcctgaagtgccatgtccaTGATTCAGATGTCACCTGAAATAACAAGGCAAATCATAATCAGCGGCTGAATTGTGCTTGGAAGAAGCTATCTTGCCCTGTAGCTATTaaaattgtttgttttatgaaatatttttaacaatctGAGATGCATACTTCAGGTATATGATTTAACAGCTGAATGTAAGTTTACAGGGGTACTTGTTACAAAATTCTTGCTGAGCATTCTAAAATTTCTGGAAGCAAACAACACTGAGTGGAAGGGAAATGATGATGATTGTGTTGATCCTGGGCTGTGAAGTATGGTTTCTTACAAGTGCAGTATTGGCTGAGTGATTGCCTCCTGCTATGGATAATGCTCTTAAATGTTCAGGTTGTGGATTTTGTTGTCAAAATTAGATAATGATCGTACTCTCCTCTTTGTTTTTACAGTTGGTAAGACTTCTGAGGCTATTTGGTTCACACTAAATAAGAACTACAGGTTGCTGAATGAgtagaataaaaagaaacatctctGGTTTATAGGTTTAAAGAGCTTTTAATATTTGAGTGAACCTGAACTGTCTGCTTTCTAAATGAACTTTCTTCCGAGTTCTATTTCATGGCTAGTAAATTACAGTTGCTGTTAACAACAGCTTGAGAAGCTGTGGTGAGTGCATGTGTGCAGGGGAAGATGTTCTCTGAATTTCGAGACCAGTATCCAGTCTTTCTGAGCTTGTAGCAGACAGATTTGCTGGTTGAGGTATGGTGGCTGTGACCTGCCCCTTACACTAAGTCAACTTGAGAACTCTTACACTTTAAAACTTCTCTTGACATATATGGCTGTGATACTTAATTGGGAGCCTTGTTTGTAAGTTCAACAGataatgttatttttgtaaGTATGAAAGACAGCTTAAGTAAGATCGAGTTTTCAGATATGTTTGAAACTTTGTAGAAAAACGTTTGAGGCAGAGCATGGGAGTTGCTTTCTACATTACTTGATCAGTGGCATAACTTATGATTTCTGTAGTATCTAGGTATTGCAAACACTGAAAGTGTGAACAAAATTACCCCCGAAGTAGTATAGAGTGTCTCTATTTaaactttaatttaaattgaaCAGAATAACTCAATCGTAGTTCTTGCAGACATTTACGAATGAATGAAACTTACTTTTAAACTTTGTAAATGTATAATTTTAACAGGATGATGACTCCTTTAACCTGCATAACAAAAAAAGTCCTCATCATGAGAGAGAGATAAATCGaaactttgaaaatgaaattccaCAGGAGAATGGCAATGCTTCAGTTACATCTCAACCGATCATTCAATCTTCAGCTTTCCCTCAGGCAGATGCTCTTTCAATCTCACTCGAGGCAGAGCATAGGTATGTACTTTACATAATAATATGAAGTGTTCCTTCATAGTGAGTGAACATGTCATAAATTCTTACTAGATCAGAAGTCAGAATCTGAAAACTTGAACACATAAAATGTTCAGTAAGTATTGTCAAGTTTAACATTTAGACATGTACTGATTTAACATGGAATGTACTTTATTTCTACTGGACTTGTGTACTGACTTGACCTTTTTAGCAGAGCAAGTTCATAGgtttccttttaaagaaataaagcaaactgCATAGTGACTTCATCCCTCTGATTTTCATCTGCATGCCTAAGAGGAACAAAGCATATAATTGCTATTTGTTTTAATACTTTAAATGCTGCCTCTTatgtaaaacttttatttttcctcattattaAAGTAATTATTTCTGTAGCTGACTTGTTGGTGCTGTCAGTGATATCACAAGACAGTGCACTGGAAAGGGAGGCAGTAACTTTAAAAGGTTTGAAACAATTATAGTATCTCATAAAAGTAACTGCAGTAGCAACTGGTAGAGATGAGGATGATGCTGCTGGGAAATCACAGCTCAGTCTGGAGATCAGATTGTCATGAGCTCTGTCAAGTTCTTAATGTTTTTGGCAACTACAAAATTGCAGTGATGATTGTTgggtggggtttggttttgttatgggtttggggttttttgttttatttttaatgataaattatGTTGCAAACTCTACAAGTGTGCAGTTGGACTAGAgaacttttccttttgcagtaCCCGAAGAGGAAAGTCACATAACCTCTTACCCCTCATGAGTATGAAAAGTGAAATGCACCCTGCTCTATTGCCttcccccccctgcccccccccccccccccccattggCTATGGAGGCAGAATTCTTTGGCCATGAGAGGCTgctgctgattatttttttgacTAGAAGATAGGATTCAAATCtaactctctttttttcaatttgGATTATTTTGAATGGCCTTCATAGGGTTTCTGGGCAAGTGTCTTTCCTTTATGGTATCTCAGAGAGGCTGTGTCTCCATTTTGTCGCAGCCCTTTGTCTGTGACCTCTGCATACATGTGGACAGATATTATGGTAAGCCTTTTTGTGGTGAATTGGACTTGAAGTGACCAGCTTAACTCACAGGATACTTGTGCTTACCTAGTAACAGTATTGGCACATCTAGTACAAAATATATCATGAGCTTCCCTTCTGTTGGGGAAGTTTCCAATATGCAGGCACCTTGTTGGTGTCAAGTTGGCAAATctgaagtttaattttttttacatagttCACACTTCTAAGCATTCTAGAAGTCTAATGTCACTTCAAAGGGACAGGGGTCCTGCAAACTTTAGATGATAAGCCATTGCCTGATATCTTATTTACATTAACAGGATCTCTATaactattcatagaatcatagtatcactaaggttggaaaaaaccctctaagatcatcaagtccaaccatcaactgaataccaccatgcctcctaaaccatgtcctgaagtgccacgtctcCAAGTGTTTTGAACACCTgcagggatggcaactccacctctctgggcagcctgttccaatgcctgaccagtctttcagtaaagaaatttttcctaatatccaatctaaacctcctctgacaCAACTTGAGACCATTTGCTCTTTTCCTACAACTTGGGTTAACTTGCGAGAAGATatcaacacccacctcgctacaagcccctttcaggtagttgtagagagcgataaggtctcccctcagcctcctcttctccagactaaacaaccccagttccctcagccactccttaTAAGACTTGccctccagacccttcaccagctttgttgcccttctctggacacactccagcacctcaatgtccttcttgtagtgaagggcccaaaactgaacacagtatttgaggtgcaacctcaccagtgccaagtacaggggcacgatcacttccctactcctgctgatagaagccagggtgctgttggccttcttggccacctgggcaccctgctggctcatgttcagccggctgtcaaccaacatccccaggtccttttcttttccagccactcttccccaagcctgtagtgttgcatggggtttttgtgaccgaagtgcaggacctggtACTTGGCCTCATTAAACATCATACAATTGACCTCGGCTCATtcatccagcctgtccaggtccctctgcagagccttcctactctcgagcagatcaacactcctgcccaatttggtgtcatctgcaaatgtactgagggtgcactcgatcccctcatccagatcattgataaagatattaaacaagactggctccaacactgagccctggggaaccccacttgtgcccggctgccaactggattgAGCTCCATTCACCGCAAcactctgggcttggccattcagccagtttttatACCCaatgaagagtacacctgtctaagccatgagccaccagcttctctaggaggatgctgtgggagacagtgtcaaaggctttccTAAAGCTTAGGCAGGcagcatccacagcctttccctcatccactaggcaagttacctggtcatagaaggagatcaggttggtcaggcaggacctgcctttcatgaacccatgctgactgggcctgatccacTGGTTGTCCTGCTCATGCCTGTTAAGATCCCTCAAGATGAACCGCTCCATTATCTTCCCCActactgaggtcaggctgactggcctgtagttccctggatccttcctccagcccttcttgtagatgggtgtcacatcagcaagcctccagtcatctgggacctccctgtttagccaggactgctgataaatgatggagagtggcttggcaggct encodes:
- the GPBP1 gene encoding vasculin isoform X2, with amino-acid sequence MAQHDFAPAWLNFPTPPSSTKSSLNLQKHAENLSWTENHYEVNRRRHNSSDGFVPNIGRPNGGHFGRKEKNGWRSQGRNGAENISHHGGYHGRGPRARTSTFYCGKGQGLHEDNETGKKEDKEGPKQFEAEDFPSLNPEYERESNQNKSLTASVWEYPLNPKFRSQRMLVIKKGSTKELQISGFPVVGSHRSQPVRNGTGTSVYKALFPKPVTPPAKPTQWKSKAKENKFGNPFPHDSAYGVSNFSPFKSTAKAFTVSQYSVKECNRSNSSSPVDKVGQPRLTKLTRMRTDKKSEFLKALKRDRAPEEHEDKNHTGQEKDDDSFNLHNKKSPHHEREINRNFENEIPQENGNASVTSQPIIQSSAFPQADALSISLEAEHRLLKEMGWQEDNENDETCAPLTEDEMREFRVISEQLQKNGLRKNNILKNGFFCDFKFGPWKNSTFKPALENEDSETTSSDTSDDDDV
- the GPBP1 gene encoding vasculin isoform X1; this encodes MAQHDFAPAWLNFPTPPSSTKSSLNLQKHAENLSWTENHYEVNRRRHNSSDGFVPNIGRPNGGHFGRKEKNGWRSQGRNGAENISHHGGYHGRGPRARTSTFYCGKGQGLHEDNETGKKEDKEGPKQFEAEDFDSSCNGHHCLSCFVGEEKQPSLNPEYERESNQNKSLTASVWEYPLNPKFRSQRMLVIKKGSTKELQISGFPVVGSHRSQPVRNGTGTSVYKALFPKPVTPPAKPTQWKSKAKENKFGNPFPHDSAYGVSNFSPFKSTAKAFTVSQYSVKECNRSNSSSPVDKVGQPRLTKLTRMRTDKKSEFLKALKRDRAPEEHEDKNHTGQEKDDDSFNLHNKKSPHHEREINRNFENEIPQENGNASVTSQPIIQSSAFPQADALSISLEAEHRLLKEMGWQEDNENDETCAPLTEDEMREFRVISEQLQKNGLRKNNILKNGFFCDFKFGPWKNSTFKPALENEDSETTSSDTSDDDDV